One genomic region from Carassius auratus strain Wakin unplaced genomic scaffold, ASM336829v1 scaf_tig00217757, whole genome shotgun sequence encodes:
- the LOC113102748 gene encoding sodium leak channel non-selective protein-like isoform X1 has translation MVKISKLPSDFTVPRIRESFMKQFIDRQQQDPSCLFRRLPSASSSSCDHSKRSAIEDNKYIDQKLRKSVFSIRARNLMEKETTVNKILRACTRQRMLSGSFEGQPTKERSILSVQHHIRQERRSLRHGSTSQRISRGKSLETLTQDHSTTVRYRNAQREDSEIKMIQEKKEQAEMKRKVQEEELRENHPYFDKPLFIVGREHRFRNFCRMIVRARFNVSKTDPNTGAVNSTKYHQLYDLLGLVTYLDWVMIVVTICSCISMMFESPFTRVMHVPTLQIGEYVFVIFMSIELNLKIMADGLFFTPTAVIRDFGGVMDIFIYLVSLIFLCWLPNNVPPESGAQLLMMLRCLRPLRIFKLVPQMRKVVREVIKGFKEIFLVSILLLTLMLVFATFGVQLFAGKLAKCNDPHISDKEDCHGIFRINVSISKNLNLKLRPGEKKPGFWVPRVWANPRNFNFDNVGNAMLALFEVLSLKGWVEVRDVIIHRVGPIHGIYIHVFVFLGCMIGLTLFVGVVIANFNENKGTALLTVDQRRWEDLKSRLKIAQPLHLPPRPENGGFRAKMYDITQHPFFKRGIAVLVLAQSVLLSVKWDELHPVTFPLATMSVVFTFIFVLEVTMKLIAMSPAGYWQSRRNRYDLLVTSLGVIWIILHFALQNAYTYMMGTCVIVFRFFTICGKHVTLKMLLLTVVVSMYKSFFIIVGMFLLLLCYAFAGVVLFGTVKYGENINRHANFSTAGKAITVLFRIVTGEDWNKIMHDCMVQPPFCTPDKHRYWETDCGNYAGALIYFCSFYVIIAYIMLNLLVAIIVENFSLFYSTEEDQLLSYNDLRHFQIIWNMVDDKREGVIPTSRVKFLLRLLRGRLEVDLDKDKLLFKHMCYEMERLHNGGDVTFHDVLSMLSYRSVDIRKSLQLEELLAREQLEYTIEEEVAKQTIRMWLKKCLKRIRAKQQQSCSIILSLRESQQQDLRRLLNPPSIETTIPSEDTNAHNQDNPTQPEQISGLQTLLSPTLSDRSGYRQDSADRPQRKLGQWRLPAGRTSVKSMLFKMNPVSDEASSGSEVKKWWTRQLTVESDESGDDLIDI, from the exons ATGGTGAAAATCTCCAAGCTGCCATCAGACTTCACTGTGCCCAGAATCAG GGAGAGCTTCATGAAGCAGTTCATTGACCGACAGCAGCAGGACCCCAGCTGTCTGTTCCGTCGCCTTCCCTCAGCGTCGTCCTCATCCTGTGACCATTCCAAGAGATCTGCCATTGAAGATAATAAATACATAGATCAGAAG CTCCGAAAGTCAGTATTTAGCATCCGGGCTCGTAACCTCATGGAAAAGGAAACCACTGTCAATAAAATTCTGCG AGCCTGCACTAGACAACGCATGCTGAGTGGCTCTTTTGAGGGTCAGCCAACAAAAGAGAGATCCATACTCAGTGTCCAGCACCACATCCGCCAAGAACGCCG GTCCCTCAGGCATGGCTCTACCAGCCAGAGAATCAGTAGAGGGAAATCCCTGGAAACACTCACTCAGGAt CACTCCACCACGGTCCGCTACCGTAACGCCCAGCGGGAGGACAGTGAAATCAAGATGATACAAGAGAAAAAGGAGCAGGCTGAGATGAAACG aaaaGTCCAAGAGGAAGAACTCCGGGAAAACCATCCATACTTTGACAAGCCACTCTTCATCGTTGGTAGAGAGCATCGCTTCCGAAACTTTTGCCGAATGATTGTGCGAGCCCGTTTCAATGT GTCAAAAACGGATCCCAATACAGGCGCAGTGAACAGCACAAAATACCATCAATTATA TGATTTGCTGGGCTTGGTAACCTATCTGGACTGGGTGATGATCGTGGTCACCATCTGCTCATGCATTTCCATGATGTTTGAGTCCCCTTTTACTAGGGTCATGCATGTCCCTACCCTGCAG ATTGGAGAATACGTGTTTGTCATCTTCATGAGCATCGAGCTGAACCTGAAGATCATGGCAGATGGTCTGTTCTTCACTCCCACTGCAGTCATCCGAGACTTCGGTGGCGTCATGGACATCTTCATCTACTTA GTCAGTCTGATCTTTCTATGCTGGCTACCAAACAATGTGCCCCCTGAGTCTGGTGCCCAGCTCCTCATGATGCTACGCTGCCTGCGCCCACTGCGTATATTTAAACTCGTGCCCCAAATGAGGAAGGTGGTTCGAGAGGTCATCAAGGGTTTCAAAGAGATCTTCTTG GTCTCTATTCTTCTTCTGACACTAATGCTGGTGTTTGCAACCTTCGGGGTGCAACTCTTTGCTGGAAAACTTGCCAAATGTAATGATCCCCACATCTCCGATAAG GAGGACTGCCATGGCATCTTTAGAATCAATGTGAGCATTTCAAAGAACCTGAATTTAAAGCTCAGGCCGGGTGAGAAGAAACCAGGTTTCTGGGTGCCAAGAGTTTG GGCAAACCCGCGAAACTTTAATTTTGATAATGTGGGCAATGCCATGCTGGCGCTGTTTGAAGTACTGTCACTGAAGGGCTGGGTGGAGGTGAGAGACGTCATCATACACAGAGTAGGACCA ATTCATGGCATCTACATCCACGTCTTTGTGTTCTTGGGCTGTATGATTGGGCTCACTCTTTTTGTTGGTGTTGTCATAGCCAACTTTAATGAAAATAAG GGCACTGCTCTTTTGACCGTGGATCAGAGGAGATGGGAAGATTTGAAAAGTCGACTGAAGATTGCTCAGCCCCTCCACCTCCCCCCACGTCCAG AAAACGGTGGATTCCGTGCAAAAATGTATGACATTACCCAGCATCCTTTTTTCAAGCGAGGTATTGCAGTGCTGGTGTTAGCGCAGTCTGTGCTCCTGTCTGTTAAG TGGGATGAACTTCACCCTGTTACTTTTCCTTTGGCAACAATGTCTGTggttttcacattcatttttgtTCTGGAG GTGACTATGAAGCTGATAGCTATGTCACCAGCTGGATACTGGCAGAGCAGGAGAAACAGATATGACCTACTCGTCACATCCCTGGGAGTCATATGGATCATTTTGCACTTTGCTTTACAG aATGCTTACACATACATGATGGGCACATGTGTGATAGTATTCAGGTTTTTCACCATATGTGGGAAGCAT GTGACGTTAAAGATGCTTCTGCTAACTGTGGTCGTCAGCATGTACAAGAGTTTCTTTATTATCGTGGGCATGTTCTTGTTGTTGCTATGCTACGCTTTCGCCGGTGTCGTCCTCTTCGGCACTGTCAAATACGGCGAGAACATTAACAG GCACGCAAACTTCTCCACTGCGGGTAAAGCCATCACCGTACTGTTTCGAATAGTCACAGGTGAAGACTGGAATAAGATCATGCATGACTGCATG GTGCAGCCACCATTCTGCACTCCGGACAAACATCGCTACTGGGAAACGGACTGCGGCAACTATGCTGGCGCCCTTATTTACTTTTGCTCTTTCTATGTCATCATCGCTTACATCATGCTCAACCTACTCGTAG CCATCATTGTGGAGAATTTCTCTTTGTTCTACTCCACCGAGGAAGACCAGTTGCTAAGCTACAATGACCTGCGTCACTTCCAGATCATTTGGAACATGGTGGATGACAAGCGGGag GGAGTGATACCGACCTCTCGGGTGAAGTTTCTGCTCCGTCTGCTGAGAGGTCGTCTGGAAGTTGACCTGGACAAAGATAAGCTTCTCTTCAAACACATGTGTTATGAGATGGAGCGTCTGCACAACGGAGGAGATGTCACCTTCCATGATGTGCTGAG CATGCTGTCGTACCGCTCAGTTGATATCCGGAAGAGTCTTCAGCTGGAGGAGCTGTTGGCGCGAGAGCAGCTTGAATACACTATAGAGGAGGAGGTGGCCAAACAAACCATCCGCATGTGGTTAAAGAAGTGCCTCAAGCGCATACGAGCT AAGCAGCAGCAGTCATGTAGCATCATTCTCAGTCTGAGAGAGAGCCAACAGCAGGACCTCCGGCGTCTGCTCAACCCTCCCAGCATTGAGACCACCATCCCCAGCGAGGACACCAACGCCCATAACCAAGACAATCCCACTCAGCCAGAG CAGATCAGCGGCCTGCAGACCTTACTTAGCCCCACCCTGTCGGACCGCAGCGGATATCGACAGGACTCCGCCGACCGGCCCCAGAGGAAGCTGGGACAGTGGCGACTTCCTGCAG GGCGCACGAGTGTGAAGTCCATGCTGTTTAAGATGAACCCTGTGAGTGATGAGGCCTCCTCGGGGTCTGAAGTCAAGAAGTGGTGGACTCGCCAGCTGACAGTGGAAAGTGATGAAAGCGGCGATGACCTCATTGATATCTGA
- the LOC113102748 gene encoding sodium leak channel non-selective protein-like isoform X2, which produces MVKISKLPSDFTVPRIRESFMKQFIDRQQQDPSCLFRRLPSASSSSCDHSKRSAIEDNKYIDQKLRKSVFSIRARNLMEKETTVNKILRACTRQRMLSGSFEGQPTKERSILSVQHHIRQERRSLRHGSTSQRISRGKSLETLTQDHSTTVRYRNAQREDSEIKMIQEKKEQAEMKRKVQEEELRENHPYFDKPLFIVGREHRFRNFCRMIVRARFNVSKTDPNTGAVNSTKYHQLYDLLGLVTYLDWVMIVVTICSCISMMFESPFTRVMHVPTLQIGEYVFVIFMSIELNLKIMADGLFFTPTAVIRDFGGVMDIFIYLVSLIFLCWLPNNVPPESGAQLLMMLRCLRPLRIFKLVPQMRKVVREVIKGFKEIFLVSILLLTLMLVFATFGVQLFAGKLAKCNDPHISDKEDCHGIFRINVSISKNLNLKLRPGEKKPGFWVPRVWANPRNFNFDNVGNAMLALFEVLSLKGWVEVRDVIIHRVGPIHGIYIHVFVFLGCMIGLTLFVGVVIANFNENKGTALLTVDQRRWEDLKSRLKIAQPLHLPPRPENGGFRAKMYDITQHPFFKRGIAVLVLAQSVLLSVKWDELHPVTFPLATMSVVFTFIFVLEVTMKLIAMSPAGYWQSRRNRYDLLVTSLGVIWIILHFALQNAYTYMMGTCVIVFRFFTICGKHVTLKMLLLTVVVSMYKSFFIIVGMFLLLLCYAFAGVVLFGTVKYGENINRHANFSTAGKAITVLFRIVTGEDWNKIMHDCMVQPPFCTPDKHRYWETDCGNYAGALIYFCSFYVIIAYIMLNLLVAIIVENFSLFYSTEEDQLLSYNDLRHFQIIWNMVDDKREGVIPTSRVKFLLRLLRGRLEVDLDKDKLLFKHMCYEMERLHNGGDVTFHDVLSMLSYRSVDIRKSLQLEELLAREQLEYTIEEEVAKQTIRMWLKKCLKRIRAKQQQSCSIILSLRESQQQDLRRLLNPPSIETTIPSEDTNAHNQDNPTQPEISGLQTLLSPTLSDRSGYRQDSADRPQRKLGQWRLPAGRTSVKSMLFKMNPVSDEASSGSEVKKWWTRQLTVESDESGDDLIDI; this is translated from the exons ATGGTGAAAATCTCCAAGCTGCCATCAGACTTCACTGTGCCCAGAATCAG GGAGAGCTTCATGAAGCAGTTCATTGACCGACAGCAGCAGGACCCCAGCTGTCTGTTCCGTCGCCTTCCCTCAGCGTCGTCCTCATCCTGTGACCATTCCAAGAGATCTGCCATTGAAGATAATAAATACATAGATCAGAAG CTCCGAAAGTCAGTATTTAGCATCCGGGCTCGTAACCTCATGGAAAAGGAAACCACTGTCAATAAAATTCTGCG AGCCTGCACTAGACAACGCATGCTGAGTGGCTCTTTTGAGGGTCAGCCAACAAAAGAGAGATCCATACTCAGTGTCCAGCACCACATCCGCCAAGAACGCCG GTCCCTCAGGCATGGCTCTACCAGCCAGAGAATCAGTAGAGGGAAATCCCTGGAAACACTCACTCAGGAt CACTCCACCACGGTCCGCTACCGTAACGCCCAGCGGGAGGACAGTGAAATCAAGATGATACAAGAGAAAAAGGAGCAGGCTGAGATGAAACG aaaaGTCCAAGAGGAAGAACTCCGGGAAAACCATCCATACTTTGACAAGCCACTCTTCATCGTTGGTAGAGAGCATCGCTTCCGAAACTTTTGCCGAATGATTGTGCGAGCCCGTTTCAATGT GTCAAAAACGGATCCCAATACAGGCGCAGTGAACAGCACAAAATACCATCAATTATA TGATTTGCTGGGCTTGGTAACCTATCTGGACTGGGTGATGATCGTGGTCACCATCTGCTCATGCATTTCCATGATGTTTGAGTCCCCTTTTACTAGGGTCATGCATGTCCCTACCCTGCAG ATTGGAGAATACGTGTTTGTCATCTTCATGAGCATCGAGCTGAACCTGAAGATCATGGCAGATGGTCTGTTCTTCACTCCCACTGCAGTCATCCGAGACTTCGGTGGCGTCATGGACATCTTCATCTACTTA GTCAGTCTGATCTTTCTATGCTGGCTACCAAACAATGTGCCCCCTGAGTCTGGTGCCCAGCTCCTCATGATGCTACGCTGCCTGCGCCCACTGCGTATATTTAAACTCGTGCCCCAAATGAGGAAGGTGGTTCGAGAGGTCATCAAGGGTTTCAAAGAGATCTTCTTG GTCTCTATTCTTCTTCTGACACTAATGCTGGTGTTTGCAACCTTCGGGGTGCAACTCTTTGCTGGAAAACTTGCCAAATGTAATGATCCCCACATCTCCGATAAG GAGGACTGCCATGGCATCTTTAGAATCAATGTGAGCATTTCAAAGAACCTGAATTTAAAGCTCAGGCCGGGTGAGAAGAAACCAGGTTTCTGGGTGCCAAGAGTTTG GGCAAACCCGCGAAACTTTAATTTTGATAATGTGGGCAATGCCATGCTGGCGCTGTTTGAAGTACTGTCACTGAAGGGCTGGGTGGAGGTGAGAGACGTCATCATACACAGAGTAGGACCA ATTCATGGCATCTACATCCACGTCTTTGTGTTCTTGGGCTGTATGATTGGGCTCACTCTTTTTGTTGGTGTTGTCATAGCCAACTTTAATGAAAATAAG GGCACTGCTCTTTTGACCGTGGATCAGAGGAGATGGGAAGATTTGAAAAGTCGACTGAAGATTGCTCAGCCCCTCCACCTCCCCCCACGTCCAG AAAACGGTGGATTCCGTGCAAAAATGTATGACATTACCCAGCATCCTTTTTTCAAGCGAGGTATTGCAGTGCTGGTGTTAGCGCAGTCTGTGCTCCTGTCTGTTAAG TGGGATGAACTTCACCCTGTTACTTTTCCTTTGGCAACAATGTCTGTggttttcacattcatttttgtTCTGGAG GTGACTATGAAGCTGATAGCTATGTCACCAGCTGGATACTGGCAGAGCAGGAGAAACAGATATGACCTACTCGTCACATCCCTGGGAGTCATATGGATCATTTTGCACTTTGCTTTACAG aATGCTTACACATACATGATGGGCACATGTGTGATAGTATTCAGGTTTTTCACCATATGTGGGAAGCAT GTGACGTTAAAGATGCTTCTGCTAACTGTGGTCGTCAGCATGTACAAGAGTTTCTTTATTATCGTGGGCATGTTCTTGTTGTTGCTATGCTACGCTTTCGCCGGTGTCGTCCTCTTCGGCACTGTCAAATACGGCGAGAACATTAACAG GCACGCAAACTTCTCCACTGCGGGTAAAGCCATCACCGTACTGTTTCGAATAGTCACAGGTGAAGACTGGAATAAGATCATGCATGACTGCATG GTGCAGCCACCATTCTGCACTCCGGACAAACATCGCTACTGGGAAACGGACTGCGGCAACTATGCTGGCGCCCTTATTTACTTTTGCTCTTTCTATGTCATCATCGCTTACATCATGCTCAACCTACTCGTAG CCATCATTGTGGAGAATTTCTCTTTGTTCTACTCCACCGAGGAAGACCAGTTGCTAAGCTACAATGACCTGCGTCACTTCCAGATCATTTGGAACATGGTGGATGACAAGCGGGag GGAGTGATACCGACCTCTCGGGTGAAGTTTCTGCTCCGTCTGCTGAGAGGTCGTCTGGAAGTTGACCTGGACAAAGATAAGCTTCTCTTCAAACACATGTGTTATGAGATGGAGCGTCTGCACAACGGAGGAGATGTCACCTTCCATGATGTGCTGAG CATGCTGTCGTACCGCTCAGTTGATATCCGGAAGAGTCTTCAGCTGGAGGAGCTGTTGGCGCGAGAGCAGCTTGAATACACTATAGAGGAGGAGGTGGCCAAACAAACCATCCGCATGTGGTTAAAGAAGTGCCTCAAGCGCATACGAGCT AAGCAGCAGCAGTCATGTAGCATCATTCTCAGTCTGAGAGAGAGCCAACAGCAGGACCTCCGGCGTCTGCTCAACCCTCCCAGCATTGAGACCACCATCCCCAGCGAGGACACCAACGCCCATAACCAAGACAATCCCACTCAGCCAGAG ATCAGCGGCCTGCAGACCTTACTTAGCCCCACCCTGTCGGACCGCAGCGGATATCGACAGGACTCCGCCGACCGGCCCCAGAGGAAGCTGGGACAGTGGCGACTTCCTGCAG GGCGCACGAGTGTGAAGTCCATGCTGTTTAAGATGAACCCTGTGAGTGATGAGGCCTCCTCGGGGTCTGAAGTCAAGAAGTGGTGGACTCGCCAGCTGACAGTGGAAAGTGATGAAAGCGGCGATGACCTCATTGATATCTGA